The Longimicrobium sp. genome segment TCGCTGCCGCGGCCCTGGAGCTTGACGACGCGTAGGGGGACCTGGGCGCCGCTTCCCGCCAGCTCGCGGGCGCAGCGGACCAGCACGTTGGCGATGGCGCGGTGCGTGGCCGCGCTCACCAGCATGCGGAGCGGCCGCCCCGCGCGCCGGGCGGCCGCCGCCAGGCCGATTAGCATCCACGCCAGCAGGTACGTCTTCCCCGTCCCCGGCGGGCCCCAGACGACGGTGACCGCGCGCTCGAACGCCGCTCGCCAGGCGGCCGCCTGCTCGGCGTTCAGCACCGCCTTCCCCGCCCCGCCGAGCGTGTCCGCCCACGCGCCTTCCGCGTCAAGCGGCGCCAGGAGCCAGTCCGCCGGCACCCGTCCATCGAGAAGGGCGCGGACGAACGCGGCCTCGCCGTGGCCCTCGGCCAGGTGGCGGAGCGTGGAGACGACGCGGCGGGTGTTGAAGTCGGCTTCGGCGCGGTCCAGCACGCACATGCGCCCGAACTTGAGCACGCCCTCCTTCTCCAGCCGCGCGAAGCCGTAGTCCGAGGCCAGGGTCACGCGCGGGCGAAGGCCGGAGAGGTCGTAGCCCACCAGCTCCACCATCAGCTTGCGGCGCAGCCACGGCTTGCGGTCGGTCTCCAGCAGCATCTCGCCGTCGTCGTTGGTCAGCACCAGGGCGAAGTCGCCGGGGCGGAACTTGGCCTCGCGGCAGTCGGGGTCGAACTCGAAGACCCACTCCTTCTCCGACGGCCGCTCCACCGGCTCCAGGTGGCGGATGCACTCGAAGCGGCGGGCGCGGTCCCTCGACGGCAGCGCGTGCAGGGCGCGGATGGCGAGCGACTCGGCCGCCGCCTCCAGCTCGGTGAAGATCCGGAGCGTCTCCAGCACCGGGTCGCCGATCGGCTCGGCGGAGACGCCCGGAGCGGGGCCCGACGCGTCGAGCCGCAGCTTCGGCAGGCGGCTACGCGCGGCCTGCTCGCGGAGCGCGCGCAGCACCGAGTCGAGGGCGGAGAGCTTGGAGCGGACGGTGCGCTCGATCTCGCCGCGCACCTCGTCGGGCGCCTGGCCGCGGTGCGGGCGGCGGCGCCAGACGTTGTGGATGCGCTCGAACGCCACCTGGCTGGAGAGCGGCCAGCCGTAGTCCTCGCGCGGCTGGTGCACCCACGCGCGCTCCGCGGGCCGGAGCGCGGCCGAGACGGCGGCCAGGTCCCACGCGTAGGGGACGGGGAGCGCGAAGAGGTCGGCCACCGCGTCGAGGAGCACCGTCCCCGGCGCGGCGGGCGCCGAGCGCAGGCCCGCGACGCCGCGCGTGGGGAAGAGGAGCCCGGCGAGCGCGGCGATCCCCGGCTGCGCGGCGGGGTCGGCCACGTGGCGCTGCAGGAGCCCGCGCAGCAGCTCCAGCTCCGCGCGGTCGTACAGGTAGAGGTGGACCGGCTTCTCGGCCGGCCTCCCGTTCCCATTCCCTTCGTCAGCGCCCAGCATCTCCGCCACGGCGGCGCCCGCGCGGGCCAGGAAGGCGCGCAGCATCTCCCCTTCCGCGGCCCGCGTCCCGCCGCTCGACAGGAAGACGTCCGTTGCCGCGCGCGCGCCCGCCCGCTCGACCCTGAGGCCGAGGGCGAAGACGGTGCCGCTCGCCGGGTCGCCCTCGGCGGTGACCAGGACGCGGACGCGCTCGCCGCCGCCCACGCGGTGCGTCTGCTTCTCGACCTCGAAGAGCTTGCGGTAGCTGAGCGCCTGGGCCCGCTGGCGGAGCGCCGTCTCGGCGCTCTCCAGGGCGTGGCAGCCGGTGTAGGTGTCGCGCCAGAGCCCCGCGCGGGTGAGCGCGGCCACCGAGCGGATGCCGCGCCCGTGCAGCACCTCGCGCCCGAGCGGGGTGAGGCCGGGGACGCGCGCCAGGTCGTCCGTCCGGTCGGCTTCGGCGCGGCAGTGGTGGAAGAAGGCGCAGGCGCCGCACCCGCTCCCCAGGTGCCAGGCGGCCCGCGCCGGCTCCAGCGCGGCGATGCGCGGCAGCTCGTCGCGGAGGAAGGCCTCGACGTGGTGGCGGTAGGCGGCCAGCGCGAACCGCCGCGGCGCCCGGTCCCCGCGCGACCACACCCACCCCCAGCGCGTGTCGACGGCGGCGTCCAGCCCCTTGGCGCGGACCACCTCCTCCAGCACCAGCGTGTAGAACGCCACCTGCGCGAAGTGGTGCACTGCGCGCTCGCGGCTCCACTTGACGTCGATCACCCCCAGCCGCAGCCGCCCGCCGCGCGTCCGGCCGATGCGCACCAGGTCCGGCTGCGCGGGGGCGAGCTCCACCAGCTCGGGGTCGAAGCCGTGGCGCCGGGCGAAGGCGGCGGGATCGGGGAGGGCGAGCTGCGGCTGGACGAGGAACCGGAGCGGCCCGGGCTCGCGCAGCGCGGCGACGACGCGCTCGTACGGGATCGGCCGCGCGTCCCCCCGCGGCGTCGTCCCGGCAACGAGCACGGCGTCAGGACCGAAGTGGCGGACGAGCGCGGCCAGCTTCTTCCGCTCGAAGCGCCGCCCGGCCGCGGTGAGCAGCCCCATCCCCGGCCGCACGCCCACCAGCGGCCCGCGCGTGGGATCGGCGTTCTCCGCGGGCACGTCGATCCCGCGCGCGGCGCGCGGCACCAGCTCGTAGCGGAGCTGGCGCTCGCACCGAAAGCGGAAGTACTGCGCGAGCTGCGTCCCGGTCAGGCGCAGGGACTTTGTGTCCGCGGTGCTGCTGCTCAAAGTACGAGAGTACGAAAGTACGGGAGTACGACGGCGGGGGGACGCGCGTACCGAACGCTAACCGTATACACCATGGACGGGCAAGGTGTGCGCGGTGGGCGGCCCGGCCGGCCCTCACCCGGCGCCGCTACCGCGTCGCCACCCTCTCCCAACTTCGGGAGAGGGTACTTTGCGGGCTCTCATGCGGGAGATCGGTTTCGCGCGTAAGGGCGTCCCCCGCTGCGGCGGGGGCTCATTGGCGGGCGGAGATCCCGATCCTCCGCGTCCTTGCAGGCCGTGTGGATTCCAACGCTTGCGTGCGCGCGAGGGAGAGGGTATCTTCCGAATCCGCTCGTTGAAACTGATTCTCAGCTTCACCCGAGACCGCCGGATGCTGAAGCGCCTCTTCGCCCGCAAGGAAGGCCCGAAGGCACCGTCGCCGCGCTGCGCCGAGTGCCCGCTGGCCGCGTGCGCCTCGGGGTGCCAGGC includes the following:
- a CDS encoding AAA domain-containing protein; this translates as MSSSTADTKSLRLTGTQLAQYFRFRCERQLRYELVPRAARGIDVPAENADPTRGPLVGVRPGMGLLTAAGRRFERKKLAALVRHFGPDAVLVAGTTPRGDARPIPYERVVAALREPGPLRFLVQPQLALPDPAAFARRHGFDPELVELAPAQPDLVRIGRTRGGRLRLGVIDVKWSRERAVHHFAQVAFYTLVLEEVVRAKGLDAAVDTRWGWVWSRGDRAPRRFALAAYRHHVEAFLRDELPRIAALEPARAAWHLGSGCGACAFFHHCRAEADRTDDLARVPGLTPLGREVLHGRGIRSVAALTRAGLWRDTYTGCHALESAETALRQRAQALSYRKLFEVEKQTHRVGGGERVRVLVTAEGDPASGTVFALGLRVERAGARAATDVFLSSGGTRAAEGEMLRAFLARAGAAVAEMLGADEGNGNGRPAEKPVHLYLYDRAELELLRGLLQRHVADPAAQPGIAALAGLLFPTRGVAGLRSAPAAPGTVLLDAVADLFALPVPYAWDLAAVSAALRPAERAWVHQPREDYGWPLSSQVAFERIHNVWRRRPHRGQAPDEVRGEIERTVRSKLSALDSVLRALREQAARSRLPKLRLDASGPAPGVSAEPIGDPVLETLRIFTELEAAAESLAIRALHALPSRDRARRFECIRHLEPVERPSEKEWVFEFDPDCREAKFRPGDFALVLTNDDGEMLLETDRKPWLRRKLMVELVGYDLSGLRPRVTLASDYGFARLEKEGVLKFGRMCVLDRAEADFNTRRVVSTLRHLAEGHGEAAFVRALLDGRVPADWLLAPLDAEGAWADTLGGAGKAVLNAEQAAAWRAAFERAVTVVWGPPGTGKTYLLAWMLIGLAAAARRAGRPLRMLVSAATHRAIANVLVRCARELAGSGAQVPLRVVKLQGRGSEADAEVEAAGVELVDDRKLEAVLREADETGVPVVVGSTVWSLWKRMRAAGQEEAEDDSEVPIHPLFDVVVVDEASQVKVPESLVALSSIRRGGRVILTGDDRQLAPVLRGSYDRENTLFGSSFSHYARAFRPLMLRESHRMNRPLTAYPRRTFYPGLVSTVPGRRLLVAPGGVDLSDPLDALLWETFFRPEDSVVFCTYGGYRATARNPFEARLAARLVALARAGLADPGTGERYTAEAFRDRALAVISPHRAQNSAILAELRGAGWAHGELPVVDTVERMQGNEREMIVASYAVADREYAEREAEFLLSPNRFNVSITRARSKLVVLMSGEVLRTLPRDERVMTASLAVKGYLHQPWREVREVELPAPDGSRVAVRVHVR